The stretch of DNA CATATGGCGCCAGCGGCGTTTTCACCCCTTCACTAAGGACGGAGCCAACTCCCAAACGGACGAGTGAGCGAATGCCGATCGACGTGCCCCAGCGCGACCGCTGCCCGTTCTGCAACTTCGTCGTCGACCTTTCGCGTTTTGCCGTCGTGGAGGAGATGCCCGATACGCTGGCATTTCTGCCACCGCGTCAGTCAGGCAGGGGCCACGTGCTGGTGATCCCGAAGCGGCACGCGCCGACGA from Chloroflexota bacterium encodes:
- a CDS encoding HIT domain-containing protein, which codes for MPIDVPQRDRCPFCNFVVDLSRFAVVEEMPDTLAFLPPRQSGRGHVLVIPKRHAPTILDLAHAEALAIMQHVHRVANALARAFDPAGLNVFQNNGV